Proteins found in one Ctenopharyngodon idella isolate HZGC_01 chromosome 16, HZGC01, whole genome shotgun sequence genomic segment:
- the LOC127497666 gene encoding uncharacterized protein LOC127497666 isoform X1, producing MMDDDVELAVVGIGCHFPGGEGLENFWRVLLHGKNCTVQIPNDRINLSQWYDPDERKAGKTYTAKAALINGLNEFDHKFFGITNVETLTMDPQHKLLLQCTYRALEDAGIPMEKASGTQTGVFLGLMNRDFEMKNTRNNPKYIDHTNGTGAAMSIAANRISYIFNFTGPSLSIDCACSSSLVALHLACQAIKQGDCDMALCGGVTCILEPTIFVTLSKAKLISSDGMCKPFSSKADGYGRGEGCGVVLLKPLKKAFEDHDHIWGIISKTAVNQDGHTISPITKPSMVQQEELLRKIYSTETDLTSVQYIEAHGTGTPIGDPIEAGSISKVIAKARPQKSGPLIIGSVKGNIGHTESAAGVAGLIKVLLMMQHETIVPTMFYSMENSSIDIESLNVKIPTTAEKWISDSRAGRSAGINSFGFGGTNAHAFVRQCVQSQKPKAQLISKSHHFFVVSAASEKSMKNIIEDTAKQISAGKISDLQSLLYTSACRRSHLKLKYRKVFQTSSLADLQEKLTAAVEKKLVPSKTDSKLLFVFCGNGVTYQGMCKQLLKQEPVFREEIVKIETLLQSYRSFNLMEMLESESEKSTELSDPKIVQPLLFAIQVAVVKLLKHWGINPDAVLGHSIGEVAAAHCSGLLSLEDAVKVIHYRSSLQSTVTGGKMLVVSNMAVSEVLKILPSYSGRVCLAAYNSPQSCTLSGDADDIDRLQQNLSNSASGKDLFLRILDVPAAYHSHKMDPILSKVKENIGSLQAHNLETELFSTVTGVSLCSSDFITGEYWSRNIREPVEFEQAVKSAAKNKRSVIFVEIGPRRSLQRYITETLGNDFNVIPSVQPDKDHETMLAAVSKLFELGIKVDWEIFYKGFETEPIPYPRYQFDDVKRDVFAFNSQLISPTGNHPVVTQMGTDSSMFSCDLSSESVAFLKDHKHSGVAIIPGAFYAELGLATYMAYAKPKVPLSSLQLSITFQSPLVFTQNAPDLKVQLDHSDHLADNTCNFKIQSTSAVYAFGTVKAKPGRSPEEQLISLDCIFKRCTIHMTTEERYKLLSQAGFEYGSVFRNNADIYCGEEFREAISVVKVPKELLPQLHDYHLHPVVLDYIMQLVPGAIEGVSIRPQYPAEIGSLAVFEPLQEEMVIYLRLVHVGEDDFDICGCLANKQGRVLVEMRHGKIRMLGSRSQVVKEYFFHNNFSIISEVATFDTPITALVFSDQVGIYNALQQYLDPASRYVSSSNSNILLKDGIELLLSKLNISMVKKNFQEVLFMWGDADLTSLKSEKVLDSMAGCCEIFRKLVRYLKALNFPGDIRVITFRCSESLVDHINLGFVLPGMVRACAAELPELSFQLIDMGSATFEDIKALVQVLRSYPCNKYPELVVQEGEILKPEISHTPLPTMAISSRNLHMLDEEVFILQTSDPYIMTNVSATQMDDSIELIQGKNIELHLSTICVHSSDYFPVSISDLNYGKTLYWNKHTNENHKLLALDFSGTVTAVGKDVSKFKVGDHVVSCYPVAATTKVVLPAAVCCKAKKLSFLNEIPCVSYMVLAWEILHEALPKAKQKWKLGIFSTVPDSALMNVLIAIANRSGWNVRVSMKADQLSCDFSEVVGAVLLPPYNVKTAEIASSVRGIKDIVFVCDNQTEFPFNTTTFRGTNKEVHFHALFMSQIMQNRYLQTQMPHIYRWLKSMNLDRKSLSLDATPVQRVKSQDTDLPSVKESESYFRCQILPIIILNTEDKNQRSDIPVMPKHSLFKKNSVYIVTGGLTGLGFETVKFIAQKGGGNIVILSRRNPDPQMQQEISQVSSNWGSVIKFLPCDVSVSEQVEQTIVNIGKLFPSSPIKGVFHSAVVLHDALIEHLDKSLYEKVMRPKVNGVINLHHATIQCNLDYFVCYSSISAFIGNASQTNYAAANTFMDTFCQYRRNIGLSGQSINWGALNLGLLLNKVHVQRFLESKGIMLLEIPEIHESLEQCLLINKPQQVVCKFNFQNNWFKILSQNKSLKLRLYKIGEETMIKTGVNMSRPEHPTTPSSPRDYLRFVISETTGIEMDELNDDTHLFNLGIDSMLAMTLQNLIFNDRGVNVPLVTLLDPNSALATLIKILEESCLDGNQSEDESNSTYF from the exons ATGATGGATGATGACGTAGAATTAGCTGTTGTTGGCATTGGATGCCATTTTCCTGGAG GTGAGGGACTTGAAAACTTCTGGCGAGTCCTCCTTCATGGAAAGAACTGTACAGTTCAGATACCAAACGACAGGATTAATCTCTCTCAATGGTACGATCCGGATGAGAGAAAGGCAGGAAAGACGTATACAGCAAAGGCAGCACTCATCAATGG CTTGAATGAGTTTGACCACAAGTTCTTCGGCATCACTAATGTTGAAACACTCACCATGGACCCTCAGCACAAACTTCTGTTGCAGTGCACCTACAGGGCCCTAGAGGATGCTGGGATACCAATGGAAAAGGCCAGTGGAACGCAAACAGGAGTATTTTTGG GCCTAATGAACAGGGACTTTGAGATGAAAAATACGAGGAATAATCCAAAATACATAGACCACACCAATGGCACTGGTGCCGCTATGAGCATAGCTGCCAACCGCATCTCATACATATTCAACTTCACTGGCCCCTCACTGTCCATTGATTGTGCCTGCTCCTCATCCCTTGTTGCCCTTCACTTAGCTTGTCAAGCCATAAAACAAG GAGATTGTGATATGGCCTTGTGTGGTGGTGTGACCTGTATATTGGAGCCGACCATTTTTGTGACTCTCTCCAAGGCAAAATTAATCTCTTCTGATGGAATGTGTAAACCTTTCAGCAGCAAAGCAGATGGATATGGCAGAGGTGAAGGATGCGGGGTTGTTCTATTAAAGCCCctgaaaaaa GCTTTTGAAGACCATGATCATATTTGGGGTATCATCAGCAAAACTGCAGTAAATCAAGATGGCCACACCATTAGTCCAATCACCAAACCATCCATGGTACAGCAGGAGGAGCTGCTTAGAAAAATCTACTCAACAGAGACTGACCTGACTAGTGTCCAGTACATTGAAGCTCATGGGACTGGGACTCCAATTGGAGATCCAATAGAGGCAGGCAGCATCTCAAAAGTCATTGCCAAAGCAAGACCTCAAAAGTCAGGGCCACTCATCATTGGTTCTGTTAAAGGCAATATTGGACACACAGAATCTGCCGCAGGTGTTGCAGGGCTCATAAAGGTTCTTTTGATGATGCAGCATGAAACCATTGTTCCAACAATGTTCTACTCCATGGAAAACTCCAGCATAGACATAGAATCTCTCAATGTGAAAATCCCCACCACAGCAGAAAAATGGATCAGTGACAGCAGAGCAGGGAGGTCAGCAGGAATCAATAGCTTTGGGTTTGGTGGAACAAATGCACATGCATTTGTCAGACAATGTGTGCAGTCACAAAAGCCAAAAGCTCAGCTGATAAGCAAATCCCATCATTTTTTTGTGGTCTCTGCAGCCTCCGAAAAATCcatgaaaaatattattgaagATACTGCAAAACAGATCAGTGCAGGGAAAATATCAGATCTACAGTCTTTACTGTACACATCCGCATGTAGAAGAAGTCACTTGAAACTCAAATACAGGAAAGTATTTCAAACATCATCATTGGCAGATCTGCAAGAGAAACTTACTGCTGCTGTAGAGAAAAAGCTTGTACCATCAAAGACAGACTCCAAGctactttttgtgttttgtggaaATGGTGTTACGTATCAGGGTATGTGCAAGCAGCTCCTAAAACAAGAGCCTGTTTTCAGAGAGGAAATCGTGAAGATTGAAACTCTGTTGCAAAGCTATAGAAGTTTCAATCTGATGGAGATGCTGGAAAGTGAATCTGAGAAAAGTACAGAGCTGTCGGATCCAAAGATTGTCCAGCCTCTTCTGTTTGCTATTCAGGTTGCTGTTGTCAAACTTCTGAAACACTGGGGCATCAATCCTGATGCTGTTTTGGGCCACTCTATTGGAGAAGTCGCTGCAGCTCATTGTTCTGGTTTGCTGTCACTTGAAGATGCAGTGAAAGTCATCCACTATCGCAGTTCTTTGCAAAGCACTGTGACAGGAGGCAAGATGCTGGTAGTCAGTAATATGGCTGTTTCTGAAGTCTTGAAAATTCTTCCATCTTATTCAGGAAGGGTTTGTCTGGCTGCTTATAACAGCCCTCAGTCATGCACCCTCTCAGGAGATGCAGATGACATTGACAGGTTGCAACAGAATTTGAGCAACTCAGCTAGTGGAAAAGATTTGTTCCTTCGCATTTTAGATGTACCTGCAGCATACCACAGTCATAAGATGGATCccattttatccaaagtgaaaGAAAATATAGGCTCATTGCAGGCACATAATTTGGAGACAGAACTATTCTCAACAGTGACAGGTGTTAGTTTGTGTTCCTCAGATTTTATTACTGGTGAATATTGGTCAAGAAATATCAGAGAGCCAGTTGAATTTGAACAAGCTGTAAAGTCTGCAGCTAAGAACAAAAGGAGTGTGATATTTGTTGAAATTGGTCCAAGAAGGTCTTTGCAGAGGTACATCACAGAGACTCTGGGAAATGACTTCAATGTGATTCCCTCAGTGCAGCCTGATAAAGATCACGAGACAATGCTTGCAGCTGTTTCCAAACTGTTTGAGCTTGGGATCAAAGTGGACTGGGAAATATTCTATAAAGGTTTTGAGACTGAACCAATTCCCTACCCACGATACCAGTTTGATGATGTGAAGAGAGATGTCTTTGCTTTTAATTCGCAGTTGATCAGTCCcactggcaaccacccagtagttACACAAATGGGTACAGACAGTTCAATGTTCAGCTGTGATTTATCCTCTGAATCAGTGGCCTTCCTGAAGGACCACAAGCACAGTGGGGTTGCCATCATTCCTGGGGCATTTTATGCAGAGTTGGGTTTAGCAACTTACATGGCATATGCAAAACCTAAGGTTCCACTAAGTTCTCTGCAGCTCAGCATAACATTCCAGAGTCCATTAGTTTTCACCCAGAATGCCCCAGATTTAAAAGTACAGCTGGATCATTCAGACCATTTGGCAGATAATACATGCAACTTCAAAATACAGTCTACTTCTGCAGTCTATGCATTTGGCACAGTAAAAGCAAAACCAGGTAGAAGTCCTGAAGAACAGTTAATTTCATTAGACTGCATTTTCAAAAGATGCACAATCCACATGACTACTGAAGAACGCTACAAACTACTAAGTCAAGCAGGATTTGAGTATGGGTCAGTCTTCAGAAATAATGCAGATATTTATTGTGGGGAAGAATTTAGAGAGGCTATATCTGTTGTGAAGGTCCCAAAGGAATTACTGCCTCAATTACATGACTATCACCTTCACCCTGTGGTCTTGGATTACATCATGCAACTTGTTCCTGGAGCTATAGAGGGTGTATCAATAAGACCCCAATATCCTGCGGAAATAGGAAGCCTGGCTGTATTTGAACCATTGCAAGAGGAGATGGTTATATATCTGAGATTAGTACATGTGGGAGAAGATGATTTTGACATTTGTGGCTGCTTAGCCAACAAACAGGGTAGGGTGTTAGTTGAAATGAGGCATGGGAAGATCAGAATGCTAGGAAGTCGTTCCCAAGTGGTCAAGGAGTACTTCTTCCACAACAATTTTAGTATAATCTCTGAAGTTGCCACATTTGATACACCGATTACGGCACTGGTCTTTTCTGACCAGGTAGGAATTTATAACGCTTTGCAACAGTACTTGGACCCAGCATCTAGATATGTGTCTTCTTCAAACAGTAACATACTGTTAAAAGATGGAATTGAACTTCTTTTGTCAAAACTGAACATTTCAATGGTAAAGAAAAACTTCCAGGAAGTTTTGTTCATGTGGGGTGATGCAGACCTAACCTCTCTCAAATCAGAGAAGGTCTTGGACAGCATGGCGGGGTGTTGTGAGATTTTCCGAAAGCTTGTCAGATATCTCAAGGCACTTAATTTCCCGGGTGATATCAGAGTAATAACCTTTAGGTGCTCTGAGAGCTTAGTGGACCACATAAACCTTGGGTTTGTTCTGCCAGGCATGGTAAGAGCATGTGCAGCTGAGTTGCCAGAACTTTCCTTCCAGCTGATTGACATGGGCTCTGCCACTTTTGAAGACATCAAAGCTTTGGTTCAGGTCCTCAGATCATACCCCTGTAACAAATATCCAGAGTTGGTAGTGCAGGAGGGCGAAATTCTCAAACCCGAAATCAGCCACACACCTTTGCCAACCATGGCAATCTCTTCAAGAAACCTCCACATGTTGGATGAAGAAGTCTTCATTTTGCAAACATCTGACCCATATATAATGACAAATGTGTCCGCGACTCAAATGGATGATTCCATTGAACTGATTCAAGGAAAAAATATTGAGCTCCATCTTAGTACAATATGTGTTCATTCATCAGATTACTTCCCAGTCAGCATTTCTGACCTGAATTATGGTAAGACATTGTACTGGAACAAGCACACAAATGAAAACCATAAGCTCTTAGCCCTTGACTTCAGTGGCACTGTCACAGCTGTGGGTAAAGATGTCAGCAAATTTAAAGTTGGTGATCATGTTGTGTCGTGTTACCCTGTGGCTGCCACCACTAAAGTAGTTCTTCCAGCAGCTGTTTGCTGCAAAGCTAAAAAgctttcattcctgaatgaaatCCCTTGTGTCTCTTATATGGTACTGGCTTGGGAGATCTTGCATGAGGCCTTACCCAAAGCTAAACAGAAATGGAAATTGGGCATTTTCTCCACTGTTCCTGACTCAGCTTTGATGAATGTGTTAATTGCTATTGCAAACAGATCAGGTTGGAATGTCAGAGTGAGCATGAAGGCTGATCAGCTGTCTTGTGATTTTAGTGAGGTTGTGGGAGCTGTTCTTCTACCTccttataatgtaaaaacagcTGAAATAGCTAGCAGTGTCAGAGGTATCAAAGACATTGTGTTTGTATGTGACAATCAGACAGAATTTCCATTCAATACTACAACATTCCGAGGTACAAATAAGGAAGTCCACTTCCATGCCCTCTTCATGTCCCAGATAATGCAAAACAGGTACCTGCAAACGCAAATGCCACACATCTACCGTTGGCTGAAATCCATGAATTTGGACAGAAAGTCCTTGTCTTTGGACGCAACACCTGTTCAAAGAGTGAAATCTCAAGACACTGATCTTCCATCTGTAAAAGAATCTGAATCATACTTCAGATGCCAGATCCTACCCATTATCATCCTGAACACTGAAGACAAGAACCAGCGGTCTGACATTCCAGTGATGCCCAAACACAGTCTATTCAAGAAAAATTCAGTCTATATTGTCACAGGTGGTCTAACAGGGTTGGGCTTTGAGACAGTAAAGTTCATTGCTCAGAAAGGAGGAGGGAACATTGTCATTCTGTCTAGAAGAAATCCAGACCCTCAGATGCAACAAGAGATAAGCCAGGTCAGCAGCAATTGGGGTTCTGTCATTAAGTTTCTGCCATGTGATGTTTCTGTATCTGAGCAAGTGGAACAGACAATTGTTAACATTGGAAAACTATTTCCATCCAGTCCCATCAAAGGGGTATTTCACAGTGCGGTTGTCCTGCATGATGCGCTGATTGAGCATCTTGACAAATCTCTTTATGAGAAAGTTATGAGGCCAAAAGTGAATGGAGTGATTAACCTTCACCATGCTACCATACAGTGCAATCTGGATTACTTTGTGTGCTATTCCTCCATCTCTGCCTTCATTGGCAATGCCTCACAAACTAATTATGCTGCGGCTAATACATTCATGGACACTTTCTGTCAGTACCGCAGAAACATTGGGCTTTCTGGACAGTCCATTAATTGGGGGGCTTTGAATCTTGGTCTTTTGTTGAACAAAGTCCATGTCCAAAGATTTCTGGAGTCAAAGGGAATCATGCTTTTGGAGATTCCAGAAATCCATGAAAGTCTTGAGCAGTGCCTCTTGATCAACAAACCTCAACAGGTTGTATGCAAATTCAACTTTCAAAACAACTGGTTTAAAATTCTCAGTCAGAACAAATCACTAAAGTTGCGGTTGTACAAAATAGGAGAGGAAACCATGATTAAAACTGGAGTGAACATGTCTAGACCTGAGCATCCCACAACACCATCCTCACCACGTGATTATCTGAGGTTCGTGATTAGTGAAACGACTGGTATTGAGATGGATGAGCTGAATGATGATACTCATCTTTTCAATTTAGGCATTGACTCAATGTTAGCCATGACTCTGCAGAATCTTATCTTCAATGATAGAGGTGTGAATGTCCCTCTAGTGACTCTGCTGGATCCAAATAGCGCACTGGCAACTTTAATTAAAATCCTGGAGGAGAGCTGTTTAGACGGAAATCAGAGTGAAGATGAAAGCAATTCCACATACTTTTGA